The following coding sequences lie in one Myxococcus xanthus genomic window:
- a CDS encoding ABC transporter substrate-binding protein yields the protein MGAKRYLFTFGLAAGLVSALLLGGMLRAVSGGPLSNATWAVVLLATPALYLAGGYLAWFRWAAQRRRVRRQVMARLAEGDLTTTVGPRYEGHEDVRRLILSLRRALAQVQRVTANLHRTSTDVSGQARMLLEAARRQGGAVERTLEAVSGMGGSLQVAGKRVHQLEVFAVDTTGALLEMTERLEQVVDSLAQVNTFAHNTTSLMQAMAERMANIAASGDELGRFASEAEDFVAAVEGGIDSVRRRANETNQLAIAVTATAERGEVLVGDSVKGMYRVEETVRKAAELMEMLGTRSTEIGRIVDVIQEIADQTNLLALNAAIIAAQAGVQGRPFGVVANEIRNLAERTTRSTREIGAMVAGVRDAVQTAVALVQEGRERATAGVALGDRAAEALVEIRTITQRTFTAVEATVAETQRLEAQGATVVEASRRVALRVENVTRMAIEQSGHARELLRQTQEMARVGQGASQKAEAQARTGRDLSESVVRLSAALEELRSANVVLTKADASIREEIAQVREDAHRVIRIGDGLTRTVDQLGHEAEGLEAEVYHFKLPTPHSGGTLRVGMHQAASLRNRQAVDPLFSVENQVSELTACVFSTLVRREDGGLEPDLAERWDADPSARRYRFYLRRGVTFHDGTLLTASDVKRHLERLLDPALRSPDRSLLEDVEGAPEFAAGMARDVSGLEVLDDHTLEIRLREPKAFFLQLMALTATAVARTDANGRLVGTGPFRLLALEPEHVVLERNPSYWRPGGPMVDRLEFLLAGSRKEAVALLRQGAVDLVSFLDTEHVELPGLEAFQLAASTTPSTAFVVLNHREAPFDDVRVRRALRAGMDIQAMVSQFHPGARVARSLTPPELLDDADMGPAPVPDVALAEQLLREVGLRRLRLTLHRPTGNDHSAEDAVLFRPLLQAGLLELRYVEMSREEYTAQVTEGRLPAFRSRWLADYPDPDTFLYFLLHSNAQTVFPMGYRNPELDRLTAEARVSIDPELRRQLYLRAEQLFREDCPLIPLYHDRAHAAATPAVQSLRLHQTPPQVRFDDLWVDPNAST from the coding sequence ATGGGCGCCAAACGGTACCTGTTCACGTTCGGCCTGGCGGCAGGGCTGGTCTCCGCGCTTCTCCTGGGGGGGATGCTGCGGGCCGTCTCCGGGGGGCCGCTTTCGAATGCCACCTGGGCGGTGGTGCTGCTCGCCACGCCCGCGCTCTATCTCGCGGGGGGATACCTCGCGTGGTTCCGCTGGGCGGCGCAGCGGCGGCGGGTGCGCCGGCAGGTGATGGCGCGGCTGGCGGAGGGCGACCTCACCACCACGGTGGGGCCGCGCTATGAAGGCCACGAGGACGTGCGCCGCCTCATCCTGTCCCTGCGGCGCGCCCTCGCGCAGGTGCAGCGGGTGACGGCCAACCTGCACCGCACCAGCACGGACGTGAGCGGGCAGGCCCGGATGCTGCTGGAGGCCGCGCGGCGGCAGGGCGGCGCGGTGGAGCGCACGCTGGAGGCCGTCAGCGGCATGGGCGGCAGCCTCCAGGTGGCAGGCAAGCGGGTGCACCAACTGGAGGTCTTCGCCGTCGACACCACCGGCGCGTTGCTGGAGATGACGGAGCGGCTGGAGCAGGTGGTGGACTCGCTGGCCCAGGTCAACACCTTCGCCCACAACACCACGTCACTGATGCAGGCCATGGCCGAGCGGATGGCCAACATCGCCGCGTCCGGTGACGAGCTGGGCCGCTTCGCCAGCGAGGCCGAGGACTTCGTCGCCGCCGTGGAAGGCGGCATCGATTCCGTGCGCCGCCGTGCCAATGAGACGAACCAGTTGGCCATCGCCGTGACGGCCACCGCCGAGCGCGGCGAGGTGCTGGTGGGCGACAGCGTCAAGGGCATGTACCGGGTGGAGGAGACGGTCCGGAAGGCCGCCGAGCTGATGGAGATGCTGGGCACGCGCTCGACGGAAATCGGCCGCATCGTCGACGTCATCCAGGAGATTGCGGACCAGACCAACCTGCTGGCCCTCAATGCCGCCATCATCGCCGCCCAGGCGGGCGTGCAGGGACGGCCCTTCGGCGTGGTGGCCAACGAGATTCGCAACCTGGCCGAGCGCACCACGCGCTCCACCCGCGAAATCGGCGCCATGGTGGCGGGCGTGCGCGACGCCGTACAGACAGCGGTGGCGCTGGTGCAGGAAGGCCGCGAGCGAGCCACCGCCGGTGTGGCCCTGGGCGACCGTGCCGCGGAAGCCCTGGTGGAGATTCGCACCATCACCCAGCGCACCTTCACCGCCGTTGAAGCCACGGTGGCGGAGACGCAACGGCTGGAGGCCCAGGGTGCCACGGTCGTGGAGGCCAGCCGCCGCGTGGCCCTGCGGGTGGAGAACGTCACGCGCATGGCCATCGAACAGTCCGGCCACGCGCGCGAGCTGCTGCGACAGACGCAGGAGATGGCCCGCGTGGGCCAGGGCGCCTCGCAGAAGGCGGAGGCCCAGGCGCGCACCGGGCGCGACCTCTCCGAGTCGGTGGTGCGGCTGAGCGCCGCCCTGGAGGAGCTGCGCTCCGCCAACGTGGTGCTCACCAAGGCCGACGCCTCCATCCGCGAGGAAATCGCCCAGGTGCGCGAGGACGCACACCGGGTCATCCGCATCGGCGACGGGCTGACGCGAACGGTGGACCAGTTGGGCCACGAAGCCGAGGGCCTGGAAGCGGAAGTGTACCACTTCAAGCTCCCCACGCCCCACTCCGGCGGGACGCTGCGCGTGGGCATGCACCAGGCCGCGTCGCTGCGGAACCGCCAGGCGGTGGACCCGCTCTTCAGCGTGGAGAACCAGGTCTCCGAGCTCACCGCGTGCGTGTTCTCCACGCTGGTGCGCAGAGAGGACGGCGGGCTGGAGCCCGACCTGGCCGAGCGCTGGGACGCAGACCCTTCCGCGCGCCGCTACCGCTTCTATCTGCGCCGTGGCGTCACCTTCCACGACGGCACGCTGCTGACGGCGAGCGACGTGAAGCGCCACCTGGAGCGGCTGCTGGACCCGGCGCTCCGCTCGCCCGACCGGAGCCTCTTGGAGGACGTGGAGGGCGCGCCGGAGTTCGCCGCTGGCATGGCGCGCGACGTGTCCGGCCTGGAAGTGCTGGACGACCACACGCTGGAGATTCGCCTCCGCGAGCCCAAGGCGTTCTTCCTCCAGTTGATGGCGCTCACCGCCACCGCGGTGGCCCGGACGGACGCCAACGGGCGGCTGGTGGGCACCGGGCCGTTCCGGCTCCTCGCCCTGGAGCCCGAGCACGTAGTGCTGGAGCGGAACCCCTCTTACTGGCGCCCGGGCGGACCGATGGTGGACCGGCTGGAGTTCCTGCTCGCTGGTTCTCGCAAGGAAGCGGTGGCGCTGCTGCGCCAGGGGGCGGTGGACCTGGTGTCGTTCCTCGACACGGAGCATGTGGAGCTGCCCGGCCTGGAGGCCTTCCAGCTTGCCGCGAGCACCACGCCCTCCACGGCCTTCGTGGTGCTCAACCACCGGGAGGCGCCCTTCGACGACGTGAGAGTCCGTCGCGCGCTCCGCGCGGGCATGGACATCCAGGCCATGGTGAGCCAGTTCCACCCCGGCGCGCGCGTGGCTCGCTCGCTGACCCCACCCGAGCTGCTGGATGACGCGGACATGGGACCCGCGCCCGTACCGGACGTGGCCCTCGCCGAGCAACTGCTGCGAGAGGTAGGCCTGCGCAGGCTGCGGCTGACGCTCCACCGTCCCACCGGCAATGACCACTCCGCGGAGGACGCGGTGCTCTTCCGCCCGCTGCTCCAGGCCGGGCTGCTGGAGCTGCGCTACGTGGAGATGTCGCGCGAGGAATACACCGCCCAGGTGACCGAGGGCCGCCTCCCCGCCTTCCGCAGTCGCTGGCTGGCCGACTACCCGGACCCGGACACCTTCCTGTACTTCCTCCTCCACTCCAACGCCCAGACGGTGTTCCCCATGGGCTACCGGAACCCGGAGCTGGACCGGCTCACCGCCGAGGCCCGCGTCTCCATCGACCCGGAGCTGCGCCGTCAGCTCTATCTGCGCGCGGAGCAGCTGTTCCGG
- a CDS encoding double-CXXCG motif protein, which translates to MPRYFWLLEDWTALAAYKGDFNAAHKWSLPGLAKCPGCSVTWASTGHNYPAVDLSALPEQDAFLKARPEPFTEFVRLRELVRPLAPPGVALPPGTAFGPLVGPARGDLGPLTWQGSYLLLLRRDAFEGLHAEGVLGLSSRKAELRFRQKSPPEYLEPQVELRGQLHPDCYPPDQRPPCGTCGRLGMSLPDDPILDAASLPTDRDVFRVGNFATVMVGTERFKEAVQRLDLEGITFRELPTR; encoded by the coding sequence ATGCCCCGTTACTTCTGGCTCCTGGAGGATTGGACAGCGTTGGCCGCTTACAAAGGGGACTTCAATGCCGCGCACAAATGGAGCCTGCCTGGGTTGGCGAAGTGCCCCGGCTGTAGTGTGACCTGGGCCTCTACCGGCCATAATTACCCTGCTGTCGATTTGTCAGCGCTGCCAGAGCAGGACGCGTTCCTAAAGGCCAGGCCCGAGCCATTCACCGAGTTCGTGCGTCTCCGCGAGTTGGTTCGCCCTCTGGCCCCTCCAGGTGTCGCCCTACCTCCTGGTACGGCGTTCGGCCCATTGGTTGGCCCCGCTCGTGGCGATCTGGGGCCCCTGACGTGGCAGGGAAGCTATCTGCTGTTGCTTCGCCGAGACGCCTTCGAAGGGCTCCACGCCGAAGGTGTTCTAGGGCTTTCGAGTCGGAAGGCTGAACTGCGCTTCCGTCAGAAGTCGCCGCCCGAATATCTGGAGCCTCAAGTCGAACTGCGCGGACAGTTACACCCGGACTGCTACCCGCCGGATCAGCGCCCCCCCTGCGGCACCTGTGGCCGGCTCGGAATGTCGCTACCAGACGACCCCATTCTCGACGCAGCCTCGCTGCCCACGGACCGAGACGTCTTCCGCGTGGGCAACTTCGCGACCGTGATGGTGGGCACCGAGCGATTCAAGGAGGCGGTGCAGCGCTTGGATCTGGAGGGCATCACCTTCCGTGAGCTGCCCACCCGCTAG
- a CDS encoding arginine N-succinyltransferase has translation MLVLRDVQKTDLPGLKRLAAVLNTVNLPNNEETLSAIVDTSVKSFAGKVKNPFEREYLFVLEDVRNSLIIGTSMIIAQHGTYEAPHIYYEVSEREHYSASLSRHLRHKVLSIAYNYEGPTEVGGLVVDPPYRATPDKPGKQLSYGRFLFIAMHRRLFRPRVLAELLPPLLPDGRSLLWEACGKKFTGLTYQEADRLSRQNKEFIKELFPASDIYASLFPARVQKVLGEVGPQTRGVQRMLERIGFKYMERIDPFDGGPHFEADTADISLVRKFRTLKVAEEDFDLEGDDVLVAVESDSGRNRFRSVRCQARLENTQAFLPARAKEVLDVQAGAKVSIIPFE, from the coding sequence ATGCTTGTCCTGCGTGACGTCCAGAAGACCGACCTGCCCGGGCTCAAAAGGCTCGCGGCCGTGCTGAACACGGTGAACCTGCCGAACAACGAGGAAACGCTGTCGGCCATCGTGGACACGTCGGTGAAGAGCTTCGCGGGCAAGGTGAAGAACCCCTTCGAGCGCGAGTACCTCTTCGTGCTGGAGGACGTGCGCAACAGCCTCATCATCGGCACGTCGATGATCATCGCGCAGCACGGCACCTATGAGGCTCCGCACATCTATTACGAGGTGAGCGAGCGCGAGCACTACTCCGCGTCCCTCTCCCGTCACCTTCGCCACAAGGTCCTCTCCATCGCCTACAACTACGAGGGCCCCACCGAGGTGGGCGGCCTCGTCGTGGACCCGCCCTACCGCGCCACGCCGGACAAGCCCGGCAAGCAGCTGTCCTACGGGCGCTTCCTCTTCATCGCCATGCACCGGCGGCTCTTCCGCCCCCGCGTGCTGGCGGAGCTGCTGCCGCCGCTGCTGCCGGACGGCCGCAGCCTCTTGTGGGAGGCCTGCGGCAAGAAGTTCACCGGCCTCACCTACCAGGAGGCGGACCGCCTCAGCCGGCAGAACAAGGAGTTCATCAAGGAGCTCTTCCCCGCCTCGGACATCTACGCGTCGCTCTTCCCCGCGCGCGTGCAGAAGGTTCTGGGCGAGGTGGGCCCGCAGACGCGCGGCGTGCAGCGCATGCTGGAGCGCATCGGCTTCAAGTACATGGAGCGCATCGACCCGTTCGACGGCGGTCCCCACTTCGAGGCCGACACCGCCGACATCTCCCTGGTGCGCAAGTTCCGCACGCTCAAGGTGGCGGAGGAGGACTTCGACCTGGAAGGAGATGACGTCCTCGTCGCGGTGGAGAGTGACTCCGGCCGCAACCGCTTCCGCTCCGTGCGCTGCCAGGCCCGGCTGGAGAACACCCAGGCCTTCCTGCCCGCGCGAGCCAAGGAGGTCCTGGACGTCCAGGCCGGAGCGAAGGTGTCCATCATCCCCTTCGAATAA
- a CDS encoding polysaccharide lyase — MVCGTVCRLLHSKPLRGCILRAFVPGWLVMWCVPGLAMAGVVWRGDFETGDRSQYSGAQMVNANRLQVVTSPVAEGKYALKATVHQGDDPINASGNRNELVYISNEPVGSEYYYRWKVMFANDFPSVDTWQLFTQWHHDGCCGSPPVEFYVKGEEIRLSLPGTSEIPWRTKLTRGVWHEFILHAKWSSDPKVGFVELWHNKELVLPKRGAMTMYSGQRNYLKLGLYRSDTVRSVGVVYHDGFMQATALSDVLEQNPEPPPVDAGTPVDAGSPIDAGSPIDAGAPVDAGSVDPDPVDAGGAEEPGPRPETDAGTPAWDAGTEPGPNVPPPGGISPDEGVAAQSGCSSTGGSAAAFALLGLMGLAGYRRRGS, encoded by the coding sequence ATGGTTTGCGGTACGGTGTGCCGGTTGTTGCATTCCAAACCTTTACGAGGATGCATTTTGAGAGCCTTTGTCCCCGGATGGCTTGTGATGTGGTGCGTCCCCGGGCTCGCCATGGCAGGCGTCGTGTGGCGGGGGGACTTCGAGACGGGTGACCGCTCGCAGTACTCCGGCGCGCAGATGGTGAACGCGAACCGGCTACAGGTGGTGACGTCACCCGTGGCCGAGGGCAAGTACGCGCTGAAGGCGACGGTGCATCAGGGCGACGACCCCATCAACGCCAGCGGGAATCGCAACGAGCTGGTCTACATCAGCAACGAGCCGGTGGGTTCGGAGTACTACTACCGCTGGAAGGTGATGTTCGCGAACGACTTCCCCAGCGTGGACACCTGGCAGCTCTTCACCCAGTGGCACCACGACGGGTGCTGTGGTTCGCCGCCGGTGGAGTTCTATGTGAAGGGGGAGGAAATCCGGCTGTCGCTCCCAGGCACCAGCGAGATTCCCTGGCGCACGAAGCTCACCCGTGGCGTGTGGCACGAGTTCATCCTGCACGCGAAGTGGTCGTCGGACCCGAAGGTGGGCTTCGTCGAGCTGTGGCACAACAAGGAACTGGTGCTGCCCAAGCGCGGCGCGATGACGATGTACTCGGGGCAGCGCAACTACCTGAAGCTCGGCCTCTACCGGAGCGACACGGTGCGGTCGGTGGGCGTCGTCTACCACGATGGTTTCATGCAGGCGACGGCGCTGTCGGACGTGCTCGAGCAGAATCCGGAGCCGCCTCCCGTGGACGCGGGGACGCCGGTGGACGCGGGCTCGCCCATCGACGCAGGCTCGCCCATCGATGCAGGTGCGCCCGTGGACGCGGGCAGCGTGGACCCGGACCCCGTGGACGCAGGTGGGGCCGAGGAGCCGGGGCCGCGGCCGGAGACGGACGCGGGGACGCCTGCCTGGGACGCGGGCACGGAGCCTGGGCCAAACGTGCCCCCGCCCGGAGGCATCTCCCCGGATGAGGGCGTCGCGGCCCAGTCGGGGTGCAGCAGCACGGGTGGCTCCGCGGCGGCCTTCGCGCTGCTGGGCCTGATGGGACTGGCGGGTTACCGCCGTCGCGGGAGCTGA
- a CDS encoding TIGR04013 family B12-binding domain/radical SAM domain-containing protein — protein sequence MQPSRRVSLVLSYQYPGKYAFTVLAGAVESDPALADVTLHFPRSRETLLDTIRERVDAGDTVVAAWSFYSASFAPAAEELAWVRERLEGRDVLCIAGGVHATAETLQTLQAGFDLVAVGEGEYSLRALLGRVLRGEEPRETHGVAYLKDGKLVQHGRGEGVQLDDFPPFAARNGQYGAIEITRGCIYACRFCQTPFMSKARFRHRSVANVAHWARELRRSGRRDIRFITPTSMSYGTADESVNLDAVEALLAAVKEAMAPDGRVYYGTFPSEVRPEHVTPEALALLKRYVHNDNLIIGGQSGSERILQSTRRGHDVETVVRATRIAVECGFVPNVDFILGLPGEEPADVDATVALMEKLAALGARVHGHTFMPLPGTPFRDAPPGSVDEATQRKLDRLASQGRLYGHWKQQVALAEGIASRRRPRAG from the coding sequence ATGCAGCCATCTCGCCGCGTTTCGCTCGTCCTGAGCTACCAGTACCCGGGTAAGTACGCCTTCACCGTGCTGGCGGGCGCCGTGGAGTCGGACCCGGCGCTGGCGGACGTGACGCTGCACTTTCCGCGCAGCCGCGAGACGCTGCTGGACACGATTCGCGAGCGCGTGGACGCCGGAGACACGGTGGTGGCTGCGTGGTCTTTCTACTCGGCCAGCTTCGCCCCGGCGGCGGAGGAGCTGGCATGGGTGCGTGAGCGGCTGGAGGGACGGGACGTGCTGTGCATCGCCGGCGGCGTGCACGCCACGGCGGAGACGCTCCAGACGCTTCAGGCGGGCTTCGACCTGGTGGCGGTGGGCGAGGGTGAGTACTCCCTGCGCGCCTTGCTCGGCCGGGTGCTGCGCGGCGAGGAGCCGCGTGAGACGCACGGCGTCGCGTATCTGAAGGACGGGAAGCTGGTGCAGCACGGCCGAGGGGAGGGCGTGCAACTGGACGACTTCCCGCCCTTCGCGGCGCGCAACGGGCAGTACGGCGCCATCGAGATTACGCGCGGCTGCATCTACGCGTGCCGCTTCTGCCAGACGCCGTTCATGAGCAAGGCGCGCTTCCGCCACCGCTCCGTGGCCAACGTGGCGCACTGGGCGCGGGAGCTGCGGCGCTCGGGGCGGAGAGACATCCGCTTCATCACGCCCACCTCCATGTCCTACGGCACCGCCGACGAGTCGGTGAACCTGGACGCGGTGGAGGCACTGCTCGCCGCGGTGAAGGAGGCCATGGCGCCCGATGGGCGCGTCTACTACGGCACCTTCCCGTCGGAGGTCCGCCCCGAGCACGTCACGCCCGAGGCGCTGGCGCTGCTCAAGCGCTACGTCCACAACGATAACCTCATCATCGGTGGACAGTCCGGCTCCGAGCGCATCCTCCAGAGTACGCGTCGCGGGCATGACGTGGAGACGGTGGTGCGCGCCACCCGCATCGCGGTGGAGTGCGGCTTCGTGCCCAACGTGGACTTCATCCTGGGACTGCCCGGCGAGGAGCCGGCGGACGTTGACGCCACGGTGGCGCTGATGGAGAAGTTGGCGGCGCTGGGCGCGCGCGTTCATGGGCATACGTTCATGCCGCTGCCGGGGACGCCCTTCCGTGATGCGCCGCCTGGGTCTGTGGATGAAGCGACACAGCGCAAGCTGGACCGGTTGGCCTCGCAGGGGCGCCTGTATGGGCACTGGAAGCAGCAGGTCGCGCTCGCCGAGGGCATTGCCTCACGTCGCCGCCCACGCGCGGGTTAG
- a CDS encoding serine hydrolase domain-containing protein, with protein sequence MRYRLFLPLCTLLACAHAQPVATPPAPVAQAPVDPESQLREALQRAGMAMEAGHFDSALSEIQRLWDGGHQTDDVAWYAAYASLGTGDDAAAFTWLERAVERGMSSLGDLLHDKSLAPLRRMPGYDALVARARENALKARAEGNVGAGLETTTPAEAGVSEPALAAFVKAAEDAGSSALVVLRHGKVVGEWYFGGETQRIESMSATKGVVALAIGLLIDEGKIASVDAPVSTLFPEWKDGLKGKVTLRHLLSHTSGLAANANAMDIYESRDFVRYALDAHVVDVPGSQFFYNNKATNLLAGVVERASGEKLDAYLMRRLFEPLGIRDVFWQKDPSGNPLGMSGLRLHPVDFAKVGQLMLQRGVWQGQRILSEAWIQECTAAPSQALTPTAGLLWWLVYDKSFRVLGQDMVNEARRNGMSEASLSRLRDVVDKPIPSGDFMQVLSERLGGMKGVMEFMEKSARIPLRTQVEGAPRGYSARGSFGQLLLVVPAQDLVVVRMAVPDGRVPPDVMEFPAFNTLALSLVPSP encoded by the coding sequence ATGCGATACCGCCTCTTCCTTCCGCTCTGCACCTTACTGGCCTGTGCCCACGCGCAACCGGTCGCCACGCCTCCGGCTCCTGTGGCGCAGGCGCCCGTGGACCCCGAATCCCAGTTGCGCGAGGCCCTGCAACGGGCGGGCATGGCGATGGAGGCGGGGCACTTCGACTCCGCGCTCTCGGAGATACAGCGGCTGTGGGACGGCGGCCACCAGACGGACGACGTGGCCTGGTACGCCGCCTATGCCTCGCTGGGCACCGGTGACGATGCCGCGGCGTTCACCTGGCTGGAGCGCGCCGTCGAACGCGGGATGAGCTCACTGGGCGACTTGCTGCACGACAAGTCCCTGGCGCCGCTGCGGAGGATGCCCGGCTACGACGCGCTGGTGGCTCGGGCCCGGGAGAACGCGCTGAAGGCCCGTGCCGAGGGCAACGTGGGGGCAGGGCTGGAGACGACGACGCCCGCGGAGGCGGGAGTGTCTGAGCCGGCGCTGGCGGCCTTCGTGAAGGCAGCCGAGGACGCGGGATCGTCGGCACTGGTCGTGCTCCGTCACGGCAAGGTGGTGGGCGAGTGGTACTTTGGTGGGGAGACGCAGCGCATCGAGTCCATGTCCGCGACCAAGGGCGTGGTGGCGCTGGCCATCGGCCTGCTCATCGACGAGGGGAAGATTGCCTCCGTCGACGCGCCCGTCTCCACCCTCTTCCCGGAGTGGAAGGACGGCCTCAAGGGGAAGGTCACCCTGCGGCACCTGCTCAGCCACACCTCGGGGCTGGCGGCGAACGCCAACGCGATGGACATCTACGAGTCGCGAGACTTCGTCCGATACGCGCTGGACGCTCACGTGGTGGACGTCCCGGGCAGCCAGTTCTTCTACAACAACAAGGCCACCAACCTGCTCGCGGGCGTGGTGGAGCGCGCCTCGGGCGAGAAGCTGGACGCCTATCTCATGCGGCGCCTCTTCGAGCCGCTCGGCATCCGTGACGTGTTCTGGCAGAAGGATCCGTCCGGCAATCCGCTGGGCATGTCCGGCCTGCGCCTGCACCCCGTGGACTTCGCCAAGGTGGGCCAGTTGATGCTCCAGCGAGGCGTCTGGCAGGGCCAGCGCATCCTGAGCGAGGCCTGGATTCAGGAGTGCACCGCCGCGCCATCGCAGGCCCTCACCCCCACGGCGGGCTTGTTGTGGTGGCTCGTCTACGACAAGTCGTTCCGCGTGCTGGGCCAGGACATGGTGAACGAGGCGCGCCGCAACGGCATGTCCGAGGCGTCGCTGTCTCGTCTGCGGGACGTGGTGGACAAGCCGATTCCCTCCGGGGACTTCATGCAGGTGCTCTCCGAGCGGCTGGGCGGGATGAAGGGCGTCATGGAGTTCATGGAGAAGAGCGCCCGCATCCCGCTGCGCACGCAGGTGGAGGGCGCGCCCCGGGGTTACTCCGCGCGAGGCTCCTTCGGGCAGCTCCTGCTGGTGGTGCCAGCGCAGGACCTGGTGGTGGTGCGCATGGCTGTGCCGGACGGGCGGGTTCCTCCGGACGTCATGGAGTTCCCTGCATTCAACACGCTGGCCCTCTCGCTGGTGCCTTCTCCCTGA
- a CDS encoding lasso peptide biosynthesis protein, protein MATLLALLLLTLPVKPENPGSAGSPPALQADSTRYVFAWRGVPVGTVTLKLEPGRFTYVSQHLHTRAGKTGARRREQSLEVDARGRVRGSPAVPQALWLWKGGPAVGCVVGREELTGREGPHCVTRVEDRRVEGTLLGTAFQARYGADGRMEALEVGDSRFTVAAPGERLRAPPELFADGLPVEGARGALSLEPPLDVPARLAGLTPWMAAAARTLAAEVHAAFPEKTPGGSDWSEDGEGEAGGCLAHALRFAAGARARGVKVALVHGLLVVDGGPARPHAWVRVALATGGTLDLDPTSLDEVSPHTHLPIALAEAQGPALEAGARWLSLLRGAHRVVRRP, encoded by the coding sequence GTGGCCACCCTGCTTGCCCTGCTGCTGCTGACGCTCCCGGTAAAGCCAGAGAATCCCGGCAGCGCTGGCTCGCCACCCGCGCTCCAGGCGGATTCCACGCGTTACGTCTTCGCCTGGCGCGGCGTGCCGGTGGGCACGGTGACGCTGAAACTGGAGCCGGGCCGTTTCACCTACGTCAGCCAGCACCTGCACACCCGCGCCGGAAAGACGGGAGCGCGCCGCCGGGAACAGTCCCTGGAGGTGGATGCCCGGGGGCGGGTGCGTGGCTCGCCGGCGGTGCCGCAGGCGCTGTGGCTCTGGAAGGGCGGGCCCGCCGTGGGGTGTGTCGTGGGGCGGGAGGAGCTGACGGGCCGCGAGGGCCCGCACTGCGTCACCCGGGTGGAGGACCGGCGCGTAGAGGGAACGTTGTTGGGGACGGCCTTCCAGGCCCGCTACGGGGCGGACGGCCGGATGGAGGCGCTGGAGGTGGGCGACTCGCGCTTCACCGTGGCCGCGCCTGGGGAGCGGCTGCGCGCGCCTCCCGAGCTCTTCGCGGACGGACTGCCCGTGGAGGGGGCCCGGGGCGCGCTGTCGCTGGAGCCGCCGCTCGACGTTCCAGCGCGGCTCGCGGGGCTGACACCGTGGATGGCGGCGGCGGCGCGGACGCTGGCGGCCGAGGTCCACGCGGCCTTCCCGGAGAAGACGCCCGGTGGCTCGGACTGGAGCGAGGACGGCGAGGGCGAGGCGGGTGGGTGCCTAGCGCACGCGCTGCGCTTCGCCGCGGGGGCCCGTGCTCGGGGCGTGAAGGTGGCGCTGGTGCATGGGCTGCTGGTGGTGGACGGCGGGCCGGCGCGGCCCCACGCCTGGGTGCGAGTGGCGCTGGCGACGGGCGGGACGTTGGATTTGGACCCGACGTCCCTGGACGAGGTGTCACCGCATACGCACCTGCCCATCGCCCTGGCGGAGGCGCAGGGCCCCGCGCTGGAGGCGGGGGCGCGCTGGCTGTCGCTGCTGCGCGGGGCGCACCGGGTGGTGCGCCGGCCGTGA
- a CDS encoding TIGR02269 family lipoprotein encodes MRTCPLRWLPVLAVLWLGCSTSVKPPIQQAWDDAELECWTPHEDQCVSLLCLGDACGFYRCADLPGEVELARFPPARPPAAAATPGRGPRRNWGIGQQLPRGAVMVFPNWNGAPERIIPPSHQLLPGRWEKHHIFPQAKDLAGWFVQQGVKIHDYTMPIPRDLHLRIHQGGNRGGAWNQAWRDFRGRNPSASPEEIFKYAGELIYRFQLMGGPIRPYYSQPGT; translated from the coding sequence ATGCGAACCTGTCCGCTCCGATGGCTTCCGGTGCTCGCCGTGCTTTGGCTGGGGTGTTCCACCTCGGTCAAGCCGCCCATTCAGCAGGCCTGGGACGATGCGGAGCTGGAGTGTTGGACTCCGCACGAGGACCAGTGTGTGTCCTTGCTGTGCCTGGGCGACGCCTGCGGTTTCTACCGCTGCGCGGACCTGCCTGGAGAGGTGGAGTTGGCGCGCTTCCCTCCCGCTCGGCCACCTGCGGCTGCCGCGACACCGGGCCGAGGCCCCCGGCGGAATTGGGGCATCGGGCAGCAGTTGCCTCGGGGCGCTGTCATGGTGTTCCCCAACTGGAACGGGGCGCCTGAGCGAATCATCCCGCCATCACATCAGCTTCTGCCCGGGCGCTGGGAGAAGCACCACATCTTTCCCCAGGCCAAGGACCTCGCTGGCTGGTTCGTGCAGCAAGGCGTCAAGATTCACGACTACACCATGCCGATACCGAGAGACCTCCACCTCAGGATTCACCAGGGAGGCAATCGTGGTGGCGCGTGGAATCAGGCGTGGCGCGACTTCAGGGGCCGTAACCCAAGTGCGTCGCCTGAAGAGATCTTCAAGTACGCAGGGGAACTCATTTATCGCTTCCAGCTCATGGGCGGACCCATTCGGCCCTATTATTCCCAGCCCGGAACGTGA